The following coding sequences lie in one Arachis ipaensis cultivar K30076 chromosome B03, Araip1.1, whole genome shotgun sequence genomic window:
- the LOC107631478 gene encoding uncharacterized protein LOC107631478: MGTMACLTFTSCIGFLDSIQLSRSPSAKLTSFSVSKATYLRVSQDAFSPTQESHSNSNPVIGNHDLLIVGPGVLGRLVAQNWREENPSCQVYGQTMTSDHHKDLIQLGINPSLNWTEGTHKFSNIIYCAPPSRTPDYAGNVRLAALSWNREGSFVFTSSSAPYNCNDNGSCNEDSPVVPIGRSPRVDVLLKAENVVLESGGCVLRLAGLYKADRGAHNYYLEKGVVDSRPDHILNLIHYEDAASLAVAILKKNPRGKIFLGCDNHPLSRQEMMDLVNASGKFSKKFDKFTGTNDPLGKRLNNTRTCHEVGWEPKYSSFAHFLDTM, encoded by the exons ATGGGAACAATGGCGTGTCTCACTTTCACTTCCTGTATTGGGTTCCTCGATTCAATCCAACTCTCTCGCTCACCTTCTGCAAAGTTGACATCTTTTTCGGTATCTAAAGCAACCTATTTGCGGGTTTCACAAGATGCATTCTCACCCACTCAAGAATCACACTCTAATTCTAACCCTGTAATTGGAAACCATGACTTGCTCATTGTGGGTCCTGGGGTTCTTGGTCGTTTGGTAGCTCAGAATTGGAGAGAG GAAAACCCGAGTTGTCAAGTTTATGGACAAACAATGACTAGTGATCATCACAAAGACTTGATTCAATTGGGGATTAACCCCTCCTTGAATTGGACAGAAGGTACCCACAAGTTTTCAAATATAATTTATTGTGCTCCACCTTCCCGGACCCCAGACTATGCGGGTAATGTTAG GCTAGCTGCATTAAGCTGGAATCGTGAAGGTTCTTTTGTATTTACATCAAGCTCTGCTCCATACAATTGTAATGATAACGGATCATGTAATGAG GATTCTCCAGTTGTGCCAATTGGGAGGAGCCCTAGAGTTGATGTCCTCCTTAAAGCTGAAAACGTGGTACTAGAATCTGGTGGTTGTGTTCTAAGATTAGCAGGGCTTTAT AAAGCAGATAGAGGTGCGCACAACTATTATTTAGAAAAGGGCGTTGTTGATAGTCGTCCTGATCACATCCTGAATCTTATACATTACGAG GATGCAGCTTCCCTTGCAGTTGCAATTTTGAAGAAGAATCCTCGTGGAAAGATTTTCTTGGGTTGCGATAATCACCCGTTATCTAG GCAAGAAATGATGGATCTAGTCAATGCAAGTGGGAAGTTCAGTAAAAAGTTTGATAAATTTACTG GAACTAACGACCCTCTAGGTAAGAGATTAAACAATACAAGAACCTGCCACGAAGTTGGGTGGGAACCAAAGTACTCTAGCTTTGCTCATTTTCTTGATACCATGTGA
- the LOC107634719 gene encoding protein UNUSUAL FLORAL ORGANS has translation MESFHHHHSSITSPFSYTFAITGTAATSSTFNTTPWMNSRIWSKLPQRLIDRILAFLPPPAFFRARSVCKRWYALLFSNSFLELYLQVSPRRHWFIFFNHKISKSYIYKNNNNGATGTASNHNNDGYLFDPYDMAWYRISFALIPSGFSPASSSSGLLCWVSDEAGPKTMLLCNPIIGSLTQLPPTPRPRLFPSIGLTVTPTCIDVTVAGDDMISPYAVKNLTSESFHIDGGGFYSIWGTTSSLPRLCSLESGRMVYAEGKFYCMNCSPFSVMAFDITSNAWFKIQAPMRRFLRSPSLLECKGKLLLIAAVEKSKLNVPKSLRVWTLQSCGTMWVESERMPQQLYVQFAELEGGNGFECVGHGEFIVIIIRGTDKALLFDISRKRWQWIPPCPYRRHHHHGFVDELHGFAYEPRLATPVTGLLDHLALPFQNFNA, from the exons ATGGAAAGTTTTCATCATCACCATTCTTCTATCACCTCTCCTTTCTCTTATACCTTTGCCATTACGGGCACCGCAGCAACATCAAGCACCTTCAACACCACACCATGGATGAACAGCAGAATATGGAGCAAGCTTCCTCAGAGGCTCATTGATCGCATCCTCGCCTTCCTCCCTCCTCCTGCTTTTTTCCGAGCTCGTTCTGTGTGCAAGAGATGGTATGCCCTTCTCTTCTCCAACTCTTTTCTCGAATTATACCTTCAAGTCTCACCCAGACGCCACTGGTTCATCTTCTTCAACCACAAGATCAGCAAAAGCTACATCtacaagaacaacaacaatggCGCTACTGGCACTGCCTCCAACCACAACAATGACGGTTACCTCTTTGATCCCTATGACATGGCATGGTATCGAATCTCCTTCGCTCTCATCCCATCTGGATTCTCTCCCGCTTCTTCTTCCTCGGGATTACTGTGTTGGGTTTCTGATGAAGCTGGTCCCAAAACCATGCTTCTCTGCAACCCTATCATCGGTTCTCTTACTCAGTTACCACCCACACCCAGGCCAAGACTTTTCCCTTCCATTGGCTTAACCGTTACTCCAACCTGCATAGACGTCACAGTCGCTGGCGACGACATGATTTCCCCCTACGCCGTCAAGAACTTAACATCAGAGAGCTTTCACATCGACGGAGGGGGATTCTACTCCATCTGGGGAACAACTTCTTCTCTTCCTCGGCTTTGCAGTCTTGAATCTGGAAGAATGGTTTATGCAGAAGGAAAATTCTACTGCATGAATTGCAGTCCCTTCAGTGTTATGGCGTTTGACATAACCTCCAACGCGTGGTTCAAGATCCAAGCTCCCATGAGAAGGTTCTTGCGCTCTCCCAGCTTGCTTGAGTGTAAGGGCAAGCTCCTCCTCATCGCCGCCGTTGAGAAGAGCAAGCTCAACGTCCCCAAAAGCTTGAGGGTTTGGACCTTGCAATCTTGCGGAACAAT GTGGGTGGAGAGTGAGAGGATGCCGCAGCAGCTATACGTTCAGTTTGCGGAATTGGAGGGTGGGAATGGGTTTGAGTGTGTAGGGCATGGAGAATTCATTGTCATAATCATCCGTGGCACCGACAAAGCGTTGTTGTTTGACATTTCTAGGAAGAGGTGGCAATGGATTCCGCCCTGTCCTTatcgtcgtcatcatcatcatgggtTTGTTGATGAGTTGCATGGTTTTGCATATGAGCCTAGACTTGCTACTCCCGTTACCGGACTTCTTGATCACTTGGCACTCCCCTTTCAGAACTTTAAtgcttaa
- the LOC107631479 gene encoding peptide methionine sulfoxide reductase A5 gives MSLFRILNLMILAAFAIDRALCIRFPDRIHKPDSDAPERLKTAVFALGSFWRSEAVFGCLPGVVRTTAGYAGGSKPNPEYRSLADHAESVQVEYDPRLIGFRELLDVFWSNHDPRQVYGQGPDVGNQYRSIIFCNGTEESRMAALSKEQEQTRSRSSIVTTQILQLGPFYPAEPEHQKFELKQNPFLLQLIGNLPQEELEKSTLATKLNGYVAELCPPDIQRHIDAKINDIIKKGWPILREL, from the exons ATGTCACTTTTCCGCATTTTGAATCTGATGATCCTCGCTGCATTTGCAATCGATAGAGCTCTCTGCATTAGGTTCCCAGATCGGATCCATAAGCCCGACAGCGACGCCCCCGAACGCCTCAAGACTGCCGTCTTCGCTCTCGGAAGCTTCTGGAGATCCGAAGCCGTTTTTGGTTGCCTCCCCGGCGTTGTCCGAACCACCGCAGGCTACGCCGGCGGCTCCAAGCCCAATCCCGAATATAGAAGCTTGGCTGACCACGCCGAGTCCGTTCAG GTCGAATATGATCCACGGCTGATTGGCTTTAGGGAACTCCTGGATGTCTTTTGGTCAAACCATGACCCCAGGCAAGTGTATGGCCAGGGTCCCGATGTCGGCAATCAGTACAG ATCCATCATTTTTTGTAATGGAACTGAAGAATCAAGAATGGCCGCACTGAGCAAAGAACAAGAACAAACCAGGTCAAGAAGCAGCATTGTGACTACTCAAATTCTTCAGCTTGGACCATTTTATCCTGCTGAGCCTGAGCACCAG AAATTTGAACTGAAGCAAAATCCCTTCCTTCTTCAGCTAATTGGGAACCTGCCTCAAGAGGAGCTTGAGAAGTCAACACTGGCAACAAAATTGAATGGATATGTAGCTGAGCTATGCCCTCCAGATATCCAAAGGCATATTGATGCAAAGATCAATGATATCATAAAAAAGGGTTGGCCTATTTTGAGGGAATTGTAG